In Acidobacteriota bacterium, one DNA window encodes the following:
- a CDS encoding toprim domain-containing protein has protein sequence MTSEQRNRLRRRIPLLTYLEQQGWKPTAYSEGAEVCGRCPLHHDNRPSFYVNRHKDVFYCHGCGAGGDVIRLAQLLDGVDFRTAVARLSQPGTEDCRQLWRQACEFYQEQLRWSEEAQTYLRRRGIVDRQIWSRMGIGYAPGGCLRAHLEQRGHWREAIAASGLTDEWGRDRLWRAITFPLEETCNIYGRCLDAGLDAASHRHRFLARGKGGLYGWKQARRNQKLIVVEGLFDLASLWQAGFDYSVALLGSHWNGQQQRQLRAEFTGTVYLCLDEDANGSGQRAARLWRQRLSGGVWRVVRVRLPAGYDPNRFFAEGASAAEFSQLLDEAEWEQEQR, from the coding sequence ATGACGAGCGAACAGAGAAACCGCTTGCGGCGGAGGATTCCGCTGCTCACTTACCTCGAACAACAAGGATGGAAACCAACCGCCTATAGCGAAGGGGCGGAAGTGTGTGGACGCTGCCCGCTGCACCACGACAACCGGCCGTCGTTCTATGTCAACCGGCACAAAGATGTGTTCTATTGCCACGGCTGCGGAGCGGGCGGCGATGTGATCCGGTTGGCGCAGTTGCTTGACGGTGTGGATTTCCGCACGGCAGTGGCCCGCCTAAGCCAACCAGGCACGGAAGACTGCCGGCAGCTATGGCGTCAAGCCTGCGAGTTCTATCAGGAGCAACTGCGCTGGAGCGAGGAAGCGCAAACCTACTTGCGGCGGCGGGGCATCGTGGACCGGCAGATCTGGAGCCGCATGGGCATCGGATATGCGCCGGGCGGCTGTCTGCGGGCCCATCTGGAGCAACGGGGCCATTGGCGCGAGGCGATCGCCGCCAGCGGGCTTACCGACGAGTGGGGCCGCGACCGGCTGTGGCGGGCGATCACCTTCCCGTTGGAGGAAACCTGCAACATCTATGGGCGCTGCCTGGATGCCGGGCTGGATGCGGCGAGTCACCGTCACCGGTTTCTGGCCAGAGGCAAAGGCGGACTGTACGGATGGAAGCAGGCCCGGCGGAACCAGAAGCTGATCGTGGTGGAAGGCTTATTCGACCTGGCTTCGCTGTGGCAGGCCGGATTCGACTACAGCGTTGCCTTGTTAGGCAGCCATTGGAATGGGCAACAACAACGGCAACTGCGGGCAGAATTCACAGGGACGGTCTACTTGTGTCTGGACGAAGATGCCAACGGCAGCGGCCAACGCGCGGCGCGCTTGTGGCGGCAGCGGTTGAGTGGCGGTGTTTGGCGTGTCGTGCGGGTGAGGCTGCCTGCAGGCTATGACCCCAACCGTTTCTTTGCCGAGGGAGCAAGCGCGGCGGAGTTCTCACAGTTACTCGATGAGGCCGAATGGGAGCAGGAGCAGCGATGA